One window of Chloroflexota bacterium genomic DNA carries:
- a CDS encoding glycosyltransferase family 4 protein gives MRVPRGHSPSARIAWRHSPYLPFPHRMGSAEGQSPSARVWGIPKPQFPPSPVLPGREKGGRGDEGVQLSILAVHLLTPEITSGGDRAFVELARRWQQAGAEVTLIVPEIAARRCQEEISPSKMYVLKGSLIDAHRLYSRYLFLLPLVYLLRALKSCRLIRTAGGEVLYTTGDFFCDTIPAFYHRLKFPQTRWVATIFHLNESPFKRRGNTFIMSVVSWVLQRFSFVLIKRLADRVFLLNHAVKERLVRLGFSPEKLCVVGAGISLAEINAATSRSKRGPEGCFLGRLNPSKGIFDLPEIWDMVVREMPSARLLIIGSGSAEWTERLKREIQRRGLEENITIAGFLPKSEVYSLMKSSRVFLSTSYEEGWGIAMAEALACRLPVIAYDLPAYRPIFGDALYPIPRGDTKQFATAIVRLLQDEDLRKSMTEQAYKVVLTYDWDRVAEREMSLIRELL, from the coding sequence ATGAGGGTTCCGAGGGGGCACAGCCCCAGCGCCAGGATAGCCTGGAGACACAGCCCCTATCTCCCCTTCCCCCACCGCATGGGGAGTGCAGAGGGGCAAAGCCCCTCTGCTAGGGTTTGGGGTATCCCCAAACCCCAATTCCCCCCTTCTCCCGTCCTTCCCGGACGGGAGAAGGGGGGTAGGGGGGATGAGGGCGTTCAGTTATCGATTTTAGCCGTCCATCTGCTCACACCCGAAATCACCTCCGGCGGCGATAGAGCCTTCGTCGAACTGGCCAGGCGTTGGCAACAGGCTGGGGCAGAGGTAACCCTCATAGTGCCGGAGATAGCGGCCAGGCGATGCCAGGAAGAGATCTCACCCTCAAAGATGTATGTCCTAAAAGGGTCATTGATTGATGCACATCGTCTGTACTCTCGCTATCTCTTCCTGTTGCCCTTGGTCTATCTCCTCCGCGCTCTGAAGTCCTGCCGCCTGATCAGAACCGCTGGGGGAGAGGTGCTTTACACCACCGGCGACTTCTTCTGCGATACCATCCCCGCTTTCTACCACCGCCTCAAGTTTCCACAGACCAGGTGGGTAGCCACCATCTTCCATCTCAACGAATCGCCCTTCAAGCGGAGAGGAAATACGTTTATAATGAGCGTCGTATCATGGGTATTGCAAAGATTCAGCTTCGTCTTAATCAAACGCCTGGCTGATAGGGTCTTTCTCTTGAACCATGCGGTGAAGGAGCGCCTGGTGAGGCTTGGCTTTTCCCCAGAGAAGCTCTGTGTAGTCGGGGCCGGGATAAGCCTGGCCGAGATCAACGCGGCCACCTCGCGCTCCAAAAGAGGACCTGAGGGTTGTTTTCTGGGGCGGCTCAACCCTTCCAAGGGCATCTTCGACCTACCCGAGATCTGGGACATGGTGGTCAGGGAGATGCCCTCCGCCAGACTGCTCATCATCGGCTCCGGCTCGGCGGAATGGACGGAGAGGCTAAAGAGGGAGATCCAGCGGCGAGGGTTGGAGGAGAACATCACCATAGCCGGGTTTTTGCCCAAAAGCGAGGTATATAGCCTGATGAAATCCAGTCGTGTCTTCCTCTCGACCAGCTACGAAGAGGGTTGGGGGATAGCTATGGCCGAAGCGCTGGCCTGTCGCTTGCCGGTCATCGCTTATGACCTGCCAGCCTATCGCCCTATATTTGGTGACGCTCTTTACCCTATACCCAGGGGCGATACCAAACAATTTGCCACGGCCATCGTTCGCCTGTTGCAAGATGAGGACCTCAGGAAGAGCATGACGGAACAAGCTTATAAGGTCGTACTCACCTACGATTGGGACAGGGTAGCCGAGCGGGAAATGAGTCTGATCAGGGAACTGCTATGA
- a CDS encoding B12-binding domain-containing radical SAM protein yields the protein MNILFIYPGPDISYPIQLGALSAFLKRYGHQTALLELVVQRRLNATHWADVRKAIEIFRPHLVGFTAYETSFDWIRELADYLKTQYNLPIIVGGYHATLVPQEAIRHNSIDIVCRGEGEYPLLELVTRMEREEDTTSTPNLWVKKDGQVYQNPIRPLIEDLDELPFPDREMLDYQRHLEMGGEGDRNVKLIASRGCPYDCTYCSNYYIKQLYPNKHKYLRMRSVDNVLQEIEGLANRYTFDSLGFHDDNLTLFPRWLEEFCEKYPHRFRFPFYCAARPETCSAKTLRMLKNAGCNLLLLGIESGDEQLRRSVLNRRMTNQSIIKSFQTARRLGIQTWSFNMVGLPYEGRLSLLRTIWLNFQIGPDFAMTSIFYPFKGTALGDLCYANNWVNLQRRSSVGSYAWDSVLNHPHLSRLEIRLAKYLNTLTALRGRGLLFKAIRGRIVNWLRHRMCRWAGPA from the coding sequence GTGAACATATTATTCATCTACCCCGGCCCGGATATCTCCTACCCCATCCAGCTGGGAGCACTCTCGGCCTTCCTGAAGAGATACGGACACCAAACAGCCTTGCTAGAATTGGTGGTCCAGAGACGCCTGAACGCTACACATTGGGCAGACGTCCGTAAGGCTATCGAGATCTTCCGACCTCATCTGGTCGGCTTCACCGCCTATGAGACGAGCTTCGACTGGATCAGGGAGCTCGCCGACTACCTAAAGACTCAGTACAACCTCCCCATCATCGTCGGCGGGTATCACGCTACACTCGTCCCCCAAGAGGCGATTCGACATAACTCCATAGATATCGTTTGTCGGGGGGAAGGGGAATATCCCCTACTGGAGCTGGTCACCAGAATGGAGCGGGAAGAGGATACGACCAGCACCCCAAACCTGTGGGTAAAAAAAGACGGACAAGTCTACCAGAATCCTATCCGTCCGTTGATTGAGGATCTCGATGAGCTGCCCTTCCCCGACAGGGAGATGCTGGATTACCAGAGGCATCTAGAGATGGGGGGAGAGGGGGACCGAAACGTGAAACTGATAGCCAGCCGGGGCTGTCCCTATGACTGTACCTATTGCTCAAATTACTATATTAAACAACTATATCCCAACAAACACAAATACTTAAGAATGCGCTCAGTTGATAACGTGCTCCAGGAGATAGAGGGGCTCGCCAATAGATATACCTTCGACTCGCTCGGTTTCCACGATGATAATCTGACCCTCTTTCCCCGCTGGTTGGAGGAGTTCTGCGAGAAATACCCCCACCGCTTCCGCTTTCCCTTCTACTGTGCAGCCAGGCCGGAGACCTGTAGCGCAAAGACCCTACGGATGCTCAAAAACGCTGGCTGTAACCTGCTTCTGCTTGGAATAGAGTCGGGCGATGAGCAGCTGAGACGATCGGTATTGAACAGGCGGATGACCAACCAAAGCATAATCAAGTCCTTTCAGACAGCCAGGCGACTGGGCATCCAAACCTGGTCATTCAATATGGTGGGGTTGCCCTATGAGGGGCGGCTTAGTTTGCTGCGGACGATCTGGCTGAACTTCCAGATAGGGCCCGACTTCGCTATGACGAGCATCTTCTACCCTTTTAAGGGCACAGCCTTGGGTGATCTCTGTTACGCCAACAATTGGGTCAACCTGCAGAGACGGAGCAGCGTCGGCTCCTACGCCTGGGACTCTGTGCTCAATCACCCCCACCTCTCTCGGCTGGAGATAAGACTGGCCAAGTACCTGAACACCCTCACCGCTCTCAGGGGCAGAGGACTCCTCTTCAAGGCCATCAGGGGCCGCATAGTGAACTGGCTACGCCACAGAATGTGCAGGTGGGCTGGGCCTGCCTGA
- a CDS encoding class I SAM-dependent methyltransferase — protein sequence MSLIEKIELWYRKRRMRLTQGQPFYERFFDDRDWMVISHDIGPYLIRKPIQEHLQNIRNKVIVDVGCGTGAVINSLDLKDNLVCGCDISHDSISRARRLSHSGIHFLQADTLHLPFEESKVNVVLCLDVLEHLENDQAALTEMARVLPEGGELIVRVPYRPYHPDYKEAYGHLRHYMRQALEGLLRESGFAIEQALPMYPRFTTINRYFYAFITALNLLLGKIKGDNKTFYERRLGALAIYKQLCFPLLLGLSHLEAKGNTDNQGSTFLVARKWGKSDAPASEDKT from the coding sequence ATGTCGCTTATTGAAAAGATTGAGCTCTGGTATCGGAAGCGTAGAATGCGCCTCACCCAAGGGCAACCCTTTTATGAGCGCTTCTTCGACGATCGCGACTGGATGGTCATCTCTCACGACATCGGGCCCTACCTCATCAGGAAACCAATTCAGGAGCACCTGCAAAACATCAGGAACAAGGTTATCGTCGACGTCGGCTGCGGAACAGGAGCGGTGATCAACAGCCTGGACTTGAAGGACAATCTGGTCTGTGGCTGCGATATCTCCCACGACTCGATCAGCCGCGCTCGCCGCCTAAGCCACTCTGGCATACACTTCCTACAAGCCGATACCCTTCATCTACCATTTGAGGAGAGTAAGGTAAACGTTGTGCTCTGTCTGGATGTTCTGGAACATCTGGAAAACGACCAGGCCGCCCTGACTGAGATGGCCCGGGTCCTGCCAGAGGGAGGCGAGTTGATCGTCCGTGTCCCCTATAGACCGTATCACCCAGACTATAAGGAAGCCTACGGACATCTGCGCCACTACATGCGCCAGGCGCTAGAGGGACTCCTGCGGGAAAGCGGCTTCGCCATCGAACAAGCCCTCCCCATGTATCCCCGCTTCACCACTATCAATCGCTACTTTTATGCCTTCATTACCGCCCTTAATCTGCTTTTAGGTAAGATAAAAGGGGACAATAAGACCTTTTATGAGCGTCGCCTAGGGGCGTTGGCCATATATAAGCAATTATGTTTCCCTCTGCTCCTGGGACTGAGCCATCTGGAGGCGAAAGGGAATACAGATAACCAAGGCTCAACGTTCCTGGTGGCCAGGAAATGGGGTAAGTCCGACGCTCCCGCCTCTGAGGATAAGACGTGA
- a CDS encoding type II toxin-antitoxin system VapC family toxin gives MVRYLLDTDAIIDYLVGIPTSVALVQDLHQRGGLLCVCDVVIAEVYAGVRPKDRDKVQRLLQACQFLATTQEVARQAGEWRYTYARQGVTLSTTDTLVAATAQAHQASLITGNKDDYPMPEVTVLPLLRAN, from the coding sequence ATGGTGCGATACTTACTCGATACCGATGCAATAATTGATTACTTAGTGGGCATTCCGACCTCGGTGGCGCTCGTCCAGGATCTGCACCAGCGTGGTGGCCTGTTATGCGTCTGCGACGTGGTAATCGCCGAGGTTTACGCCGGAGTAAGACCGAAAGACCGCGACAAGGTCCAAAGACTACTCCAAGCTTGCCAGTTTTTGGCTACCACCCAAGAGGTAGCCAGACAAGCAGGGGAGTGGCGCTATACCTATGCCCGGCAGGGAGTAACCCTTTCCACTACCGATACCCTAGTGGCAGCCACCGCCCAGGCCCACCAAGCTAGCCTTATTACGGGTAATAAAGATGATTATCCCATGCCGGAAGTGACGGTCCTGCCGCTACTCCGGGCCAATTGA